In Microbacterium galbinum, a single window of DNA contains:
- a CDS encoding mandelate racemase/muconate lactonizing enzyme family protein → MKITGYRTLRTVHDWGRPVGDVNGFIASGVTDVPLVILETDEGIEGVGMGSHADLERLFPALEGQDPRAVTTLYDAMLARVFKSSHGGATFGGIGAFDTALWDIKAKLAGEPLWRLLGAGDRFVPGYASGLDAALDDEQLAALYRRFGERGYTAAKLKGGRNVEADLRRFGILTDVLQAGGAAPALMLDANESWNLKQAVRHVSALEERIDLTWVEEPLRRWDAAGHARLSAAIKASVATGENLTGLEQYRPLLDAGGADIVQAGAVWGVTHFLRVAIAAHARDLPVSPVGLTANHTVTAAAAAVPNHLSAEVQDLGAPFGLVLDQEFADGGVVLGDRPGVGIEVDEALILKARSEATWQEPAGPHVRSKRAGLRLIDHGTWSE, encoded by the coding sequence ATGAAGATCACCGGCTACCGCACGCTGCGCACCGTCCACGACTGGGGGCGCCCCGTCGGCGACGTCAACGGGTTCATCGCATCCGGCGTCACCGACGTGCCGCTCGTGATCCTCGAGACCGACGAGGGCATCGAGGGTGTCGGCATGGGGTCGCACGCCGACCTCGAGCGCCTGTTCCCCGCCCTCGAGGGGCAGGACCCCCGCGCCGTCACCACCCTCTACGACGCCATGCTCGCGCGGGTGTTCAAGTCGTCGCACGGGGGCGCGACCTTCGGTGGCATCGGCGCCTTCGACACCGCGCTGTGGGACATCAAGGCCAAGCTCGCGGGTGAGCCGCTGTGGCGTCTGCTCGGAGCGGGCGACCGCTTCGTGCCCGGCTACGCCTCGGGCCTCGACGCCGCACTCGACGACGAGCAGCTCGCCGCCCTCTACCGCCGCTTCGGCGAGCGCGGCTACACCGCCGCCAAGCTCAAGGGCGGGCGAAACGTCGAGGCGGATCTGCGCCGCTTCGGCATCCTCACCGACGTGCTCCAGGCCGGCGGCGCGGCGCCTGCGCTCATGCTCGACGCCAACGAGTCGTGGAACCTCAAGCAGGCCGTCCGGCACGTCAGCGCGCTCGAGGAGCGCATCGACCTCACCTGGGTCGAGGAGCCGCTGCGGCGGTGGGATGCCGCGGGGCATGCGCGCCTGAGCGCGGCGATCAAGGCCTCCGTCGCCACCGGCGAGAACCTCACCGGGCTCGAGCAGTACCGTCCCCTTCTCGACGCCGGCGGTGCCGACATCGTGCAGGCGGGGGCGGTGTGGGGCGTCACGCACTTCCTGCGCGTGGCGATCGCCGCGCACGCCCGCGATCTGCCCGTCAGCCCCGTCGGGCTCACCGCGAACCACACCGTGACGGCGGCCGCGGCGGCCGTGCCGAATCACCTGTCGGCCGAGGTGCAGGATCTCGGGGCGCCGTTCGGTCTCGTGCTCGATCAGGAGTTCGCCGACGGCGGCGTCGTGCTCGGGGACCGTCCGGGCGTCGGCATCGAGGTCGACGAGGCGCTCATCCTCAAGGCCCGCAGCGAGGCCACCTGGCAGGAGCCGGCCGGGCCCCATGTGCGCTCGAAGCGCGCCGGACTCCGCCTGATCGACCACGGCACCTGGAGCGAATGA
- a CDS encoding FadR/GntR family transcriptional regulator, with protein MTPPADATTAGRARTPIDRIGATVLNELVQSIVTGEYAPGDLLPPESVISVQFGVSRTVIRETMKRLQEKGMVTVAQGRGTHVNPSTSWNVLDPSVLTAMIENDSTLGVLDDLSVVRGALEAAMAAAAARAVDDDARTRLRESLETMEAHVDDSAAFREADVKFHLAVMELADNGLAENIARVLIAHAVGSDRFTGVDPAHAFELTLAEHTAILEAISAGDAEAARLAMSEHILGSWSRRRLPSKKRS; from the coding sequence ATGACCCCGCCCGCAGACGCCACCACCGCCGGTCGCGCACGCACCCCCATCGATCGCATCGGCGCGACCGTGCTGAACGAGCTCGTCCAGTCGATCGTCACCGGGGAGTACGCACCGGGCGACCTGCTGCCGCCCGAGAGCGTCATCAGCGTGCAGTTCGGCGTGAGCCGAACCGTCATCCGCGAGACGATGAAGCGCCTGCAGGAGAAGGGCATGGTCACGGTCGCCCAGGGGCGCGGCACGCACGTGAATCCCTCCACGAGCTGGAACGTGCTCGACCCCTCGGTGCTCACCGCCATGATCGAGAACGACTCGACCCTCGGCGTGCTCGACGACCTCAGCGTGGTGCGCGGGGCGCTCGAAGCGGCGATGGCCGCCGCCGCCGCCCGCGCGGTCGACGACGACGCCCGCACCCGCCTGCGCGAGAGCCTGGAGACGATGGAGGCTCACGTCGACGACTCGGCGGCATTCCGCGAGGCCGACGTGAAGTTCCACCTCGCCGTGATGGAGCTCGCCGACAACGGTCTCGCCGAGAACATCGCGCGCGTGCTCATCGCTCATGCGGTGGGCAGCGACCGCTTCACCGGTGTCGACCCCGCGCATGCGTTCGAGCTGACCCTCGCCGAGCACACCGCGATCCTCGAGGCGATCTCGGCCGGCGACGCCGAGGCCGCGCGCCTCGCGA